The Alicyclobacillus macrosporangiidus CPP55 genome segment AGAAGGGGATCAAAATCTTCGCGCCGTTGTTCAAGAACGTCGAGGAGACGGACGAGAACGGCGAAACAGTGGTGGTGCGGCGCCTGTCCGGGTTCAAGCTCGTGACAGTGTTCGATGTTTCCCAAACAGAGGGGAATCCGTTGCCGACGCTGGACGTGAACATGAACATTGAGGGCAACCGGCACCAGGCACTGTATGACCGCCTTGCGCGGGTAGTGAGCCGCACGATTCCGATTGAGCACCTGCCCGCCGAGCGGATGGATGGAGCGCGCGGGTGGTACGACCCGGATGCCGGGAAGATCGCGTTGAGCCAAGGCAACACGCCAAACCAGAACGCGAAAACACTCATCCACGAGTATGCGCACGCGCTTCTGCACACGTCCGACGCCGGGCGACGATTGCCCCGCCAGCAAAAGGAGGTCGAGGCCGAGGCGGTGGCGTTTATCGTATGCGAAGCGTTCGGGTTCGACACGTCGGACCAAAGCGTCGGGTATGTGGCTGGCTGGAGCGGTGGGAACAAGCGGCTGTTCCGCGAGAGCATGGAGCGGATCACGCGGACGGCGCGTCAGATCATCGAGGAGATCGAACGCGAGTCCGAGGCCGAGGCAGAGAGGGCGCGGAGTTTGAGCGCGTGACGGCAGCGGGTTGCGCAATTCCGCGAATGGCCGAATCCTAGGTTGGTGGGCTGTGCTATCATTACGCGGTGAGGGAGGGGACGGTTCATGAGAATGCGTCGCTGGGTATTGATGACAGCCGCCTGTCTGTTCCTTGTTCAGCCCACGATTGCTGACGCGGCCACCTATCGAGGCGGAAGCACCTACTCGTCTAGAGTGTCGAGTTCTTCCACGTTCAGTGGCGGTTCCGCGTATCACTCCAGTTATACTGCTCCGTCGTTAAGTGCTGGCACTGTATCGGGAAGCCGGGGTGCAGCCGGGGCGACGGCGGGGTCCGGTTCCTCGTACCGTTCCGGGTACACCGCCCCGTCTTCGAGCGTTGGCACGACAACCGGTTCGAGTTCCACGTATCATTCCGGCTACAAGGCGCCGTCGCCAAACGTCAGGACGCCAACCTCCGGGTACTCGTCGGGCACGGTGCAGAGGCCGTCGCTGTCGGCCGGGCACGTAGCGGCATTCGGAGCGGGGATGTTGCTTGGCAGCATGCTGCACCCGTTCGGATGGGGATGGTCTGCACCATACGCCGCAGCTCCGGTGTACGCGTCCGGGGGAATCGGAGCGACACCTGCTGGGATGGCAGCGGCTGCTCCGGGGTGGTCATGGGTTGGCACGATTCTTGACTTGGTTTTGTTGGCCGCCGTGGTGCTGGCCATCGTGGCACTGGTACGGCGTCGTCGAAAGAAGAGAGCGGGCGTGTTCGCCACAGTGTCGCCGGGGGCGGCGGGTGACTCGGGGGCTGGTATGGCGATGTACTTGGATGAACAGGCGATGGTCGATGCCTGCTGCGAATACGTCGCGCGGAGGGAAGGCTGTCCACCACAGCAAGTCGAGGTTGACCTGCAGTTCGACAATGGCCGGTTTGCGGCGGATGCGAGAATCGGCGGATGGCGGCACAGGCAGTTGAGTCAGCAGGACATGGTGGACGCCGTGGCGGAGTTTGTTGCGGAACGTGAGGGCGTGTCGCCGCACCGGGTGCGGGTGGACTTGCAGTTTTCTGAACAAAACGGGGTCACCGCGGATGCCGTGGTGGTGTAGGGGAAGTCAGTAAAGAGTTCAGGGCGCCGTGAGAGACGGCGCTTTTGTTTTGCCGTGCAAGCCTCTTAAAGGTGAGACTTAGACGGGAGGCGGTGTGTCTGTGCTGTTTCACATTTCGTTGCCGTTATTGAATGCCCTTTTAGCGGTTATCATCGGTGGTCTTTGTATGGGAGACGAACCGCGATGAAAGGGGTTGACGGTACTTTTCTTTCCGTTCGTTGTTCATTTGACCATTGTCATTTTGAATTACGATGTTTGCAGATTTGATTACGATATTCGCCGTTATATTTTTGGGCTCGTTTTCGGTTGCACCCGCTATCCATGCAACGAGAAGAATGAGAGCGAAGATTGGGTACGGGTAAACGAGCAGTTTGGGATAAGTTGCCACATGTGCTACGGGAATGGAGAGCAGAATTTGAAAGGCGTACAGGTTCCACCACCAGAGGGAGCTTCGCAGAAACCAACCCAGGCTAACCCTGGTGCTTCTGGACCAATTCTGTTCAGCACGTTCCTGCCACGATGGGATGAGTACCATCAGAATACGCCAAATTAGCCAAAGAGACGTCATAATGGTTGCTAATTTATTCCATGCTGAAATCAAAGCTACCGCAATGGATATCCAAGTGGTCAAGGATGAGATATGGACCACGGATATGAGACTTATTTGGAACGGTTTTAGTATGGCAGGGTCGTAGTGATAGGCGAACCAGGTCAAGAATGCGAACGGAAACAACGCGTCTTCTTTCTTCACCAAATTCCCGACGAGTTGTGATGTCCTTTCCATCAAAAGCTTCTCCCAGGTGGTGGTAATCAACTATGTCATTAGAGCCGTTGGATTTCGTAAATTTCTTTACATTCGTCTACCTTTTGATGACCCTTGGCAAAATACTGTCGAAGAAAAAGAAGAATTGGAGTCTGTATATGCAAAAATGGCTTATTCCCATGTCGATAGATTATCAAAAGGGTGTGGAACCAGCAATGAACATGCGCATTCGTCTGCGCGAAGCACGCGAACGAGCCGGACTAACTCAGAGCGAATTGGCAAGATTGAGCGGAGTGTCGCAGAGCCATATCAGCGAGATTGAGACTAATCGGACGGCGCCCACGGTGTTTGTGGCGAAAAAGCTGGCGCGAGTGTTAGGGGTTTCCGTTGATGATTTGATTGAGGAAGAGCCAAATGAGATGACGGAGCTTTTGCGGGAGGTTGAAGAAAAATTCAAGGAGAAGTGGATTCAACAGGGTAAGCGGGAAGTGGCGGAGCGGATGTTTAGCCAGGGGGCTTCTGTGGCCGACGTGGTGGAGTTGACGGGGCTGTCCGAGGAAGAGGCGGAGGAGATGAAGAGGGTCAATCAACGTTGAGGGTCGCTGCCGATGCGGTGACTGACAGAACAGAGTTCAGGGCGCCGTGAGAGACGGCGCTTTTGTTTTGCCCTGCAAGCCTCCGACGAATGAAGAAACATTGCTCACAGGAGGCTGAAGTCGCGTGAATGCGGACGTGTTGTTGGAAGTCCGGGAGCTGCGGGACCATTTGGCGGACAGGGTGGACGTGTTGAACAAGGTCAAGGCGTTGTCGCTGCTACCTGATGGTGTGAATGCGACGGTCGAGATGGTGGCAGGCTATTACGAGGTTGGTATCGAAGCTATCAAGTCCGTAATCAAGGACCACCGCGATGAGCTTGCTGAAGATGGCTTGAATGTATTGAGCGGCGCAGAATTACAAGAGTTTGTCAGGTCTTTTGGGGACCCGGCAAATCTTGGACTGTCTTCGAAGGTTCGGTCACTAACTTTGATTCCCCGACGTGCCATCCTCCGAGTTGGCATGCTGCTGAGAGATAGTGACGTGGCCAAGACGGTTCGCACGTATCTGCTCAACGTCGAAGAGGAAACTCGGGCGTCTGCGCCGCAGGTTGTGGCCCGAGCCGTCAACCGCATTTCGTGGCGGAACATTGTCACAGCGGTCAATCAGAAGAAACGCCTCTGCAAACTGTTGGGCGTGTCGGACGGGACGGCGGCGCTCGTCGCGTTGTCGCACACAGAGCACGAGTTCGGGGTTGATTTGAGCGAGTTCAAGCGTCTGGTGCGCGAAGACGATACGGAGGAGACGTGTTCGCTTACGGAACTTGGACGGAGGATGAATCCGCCGATGTCCGGCAAGAAGATGAACCGGCTCTTGTCGGAGGCGGGTTTGCAGCGCTGGGTTGAGGCCGATAGGGAATGGACGCTAACCGACGCGGGCAAGCGGTACGCGAAGTTGATGCCGGTGGAAATTTTCCACCCGGATCGCCGGGTTTCGACGACGAAGTATGTGATTCGGTGGAAGGCGTCGGTCTTGGAAGCGTTGAGGGTGCGGGTTTGACGACATGCGTGGCCGCCCACTGACATGGTGAGCGGCCTTTTGTTTGCCATGCAACCTTGGCCGTGCTGCTAATTGAGCGGGACGGTTTTTGTTTTGCCATGCAGTGCGCGGTTGTGTGGGACGGATCCTTTCGCGCAAGGGGGTAATGTTTCTTGTTGGTCGAGATCGACAAAATCGTCGTTGAAGGCCGCATCCGCAAAGACTTTGGCGATTTGCAGGAGCTGGCGGATGATATTCGGGAGAACGGACTAATCAATCCGCCGGTAGTCACGCCCGAGCTTCGACTTATCGCAGGGGAAAGGCGGTTGCGGGCCTGCAAACTCCTCGGCTACGAGCAGATCGAAGTCCGGGTCATGACGGTCAAGGACTATGAACACCAGCTTCGGCTGGAGATCTCCGAGAACGAGAATCGAAAGGAGTTCACTTTCTCGGAGCGGGTTGAGTGGGCGCGGAGGTTGGAGCAGGTCGAGGCGTTGAAGGCGAAAGAACGGCAACGCTCAGGGGTTCAGGAAAAATTACCTGAAGGGTTGTCCGGACAAACCCGAGACATTGTTGCCGGGCAGGCTGGTTTCGGTAGCGGTCGCACATATGAGAAGGCAAAGTTTATCGCCGATCATGCGGACGCCGAAACCATCCGCAAGTTGGACGAAGGCGAGATCAGCATCCACCGAGCTTACGAGGAGACCAAACGTAAGCTGGCGGAAGCCGAACGCCGCATCGCCGAAGCGGAGCGTCAGCGGGAGGAACTGGCGAGGGCGGTGGAGGCCGCAAGGTCGCGGGAGCGGGAATTACTGAGCGAGATGGAGCAACGGGAGCAAGAGTGGCTTGATGAGCTTGAACAGGCCCGAAATGAGCGGCAAGTTGTGGTAGAGGAGAAAATTGTTCCGCCGGACGATTACGAATCGTTGAAGGCGCGTGTGCAAGAACAGGACAGGCAAATTGCCGAACTTTCCCGCGCGGCGATTGAACAAGGGCTTCGGGACAAGGTTCGGTATGTTGTAGCGGATCTTCACCAAACGGTTGTGTCGCATCGGGCGAAGATGCAAGCCCGTTTGGCGGAGCAGGAGCCAGACGGCTGGGCGCCTGACCCTGGAACTGCCGCCGTCATCAGGAACTGTATCGAAGCGCTGGAGGAGACGATTCGCGAGTTGGAAGCGCTGTTGGTAATAGAGAAGAATCGGGGCGCGGAGGTGACGGTCGATGGAGAATTCGCTGTCCTTGCTTGATCCGGTTGCCTTTGCTCAAGCAGAGATCCAACGCCGGGTAGAATGGGAACTGGATGTCGCACACGAGATTTTCCTGGCCCGGCGCTGCGTGCGGATTCACTACACCGATCTAATGGACAGTGTGCCAGAGGGGACGGCGAGCAAATCCATGCTGCTTGCCTGGCTGCGCGATTATCCAAACCGCTCTGGTGTGCTCACGCTGTATATGCAGGCGCACCCTGATCACTTTTCAGAAGGAGTTTGGCACGCAAGATACTTCGTTCCGTTCATCCGGTATGCCGCCGGTAAGCTCACGGAGCCGACGTTTGTCAAAAGCCGTGCGAAGGCCGAGTGCTTTGCGAGGTCGTTCGCGGACCCCGGATGGCGGAACAAGGCTGCGGCGGTCATGGGACTGCGGCTGCTGGAAGCCATGTATTCTCGCGGGGCGCTGCGCAGTCGGGAAGCGCAACACCTGCTGTCCGTCAACGCGCAGAACCGGGAACTCCTGGAGAAAATGAGTGCGGCAATCAGGCGGATCGGAAAGGGTTTGGAGCATGAGCCGATGGAAGAGATCCAACAGCTGGTGGAGGAGCACTTCAAGCGGCAGTGGGAGCAGGCAATTCGTTATCCGGTATACGAAGAAGAGTTGCGGGTGTACGAGCGGTACGAAGCGGCGATTCAGCGGGCGCTTCAGGAAGGGTTGTTCTGCTTGCACGGGATGATAGAGGGGGCACAAGGAGTGCACTGATGTGGGCGTGTTGGGGAACGAGGCATGGACGGAATAAACAGCGGCGTGGTAGAATAACACTGAATATGGCAGGAGGGTTAACCCCTCCTGCGGTTCGAGCGACGGCCCCCACGTCTCTGGCGGGGACGGGGGCCATCGTGTTTTACGTGCCGGATCTCGTGCAATACAGCAGCAAGCCCGAACAACGCAAAACCGATGACATGCCAGACGCTCAACCTGATCACCCCCTTTCGACAAAGGGGGTGGCAGAGAGAGGTTTGCCCCTCCCACACAAAGCCTATCATAGATTTCATCTTTTCTCAATAAATGGTTGATTCTCTCTGCGAGACAGACGGCTGTCCACAAGAATGTGTGGGCGGCCTTTTTCGTTTTGCCATGCTGTCGCCATAATGATGACGAAAGTGTGCTTAGAGGTTTTGGGTAAACAAAGGATATTTACATACAAATGGAATAGTAGTATACTGTAGCCAGGAAATGCGAGAGCAACTAGACGGTCGGACGTTTGCCATACAACACGGCTATGTACAGGAGGGTGATGAAGCATGAAGACCAAACTCGGAACGCTTCTGGCGGGAAGCGCCGCAATCCTCGCAACGACTTCTTTCGTTCCGCAGGCGCTGGCGGCGAGCCAGCAATCGAAAGCGCAGTACGCGACGAACATCATCTACAACGGCGTGGTCGAGTCCTCGCCAAAGCACACTGTTGCCCCGGATCCGTGGGGTGGAACTTCGACAAGCTGGCTGCCAGTGTGGTACGTGTACACCGCACTCACGCAGGCGGGAATCAAGACTACGTGGGACGGCGTGAGCGGTGTGCTGTCGATGACCGCGCCGGATGGCATGAGCGTTGACCTGTCGAATCTGCCGACGAGCGGCAAGGTGACGCCGCAGACGATGGCGGTACAGATCAACGGCAAGACGGTATTGTACGCGCCGCGGATCACGGCCACCGATCCTGCGAGCGGCCAGCCGACGACGTATGTGCCGATCTACTACCTGGAGCTGGCCGCCAAGCGGCTCGGAATCACGCCGGGGTGGGACGGCACGAACTGGACGATGACCGTTGGCAACCCGCCCGCCGTCACGCAACAGGACATGGCGAATGAGATGTGGGCGACGTTCAATGCCACGTCTAACTGGGACATTGTGAAGTACGCCTCGATGCAGGACGCGGGAGTCACGCCGACCACCGACCCGGTGACAGCGGGCGATATTGCGAACTGGCTGGCGAAGTGGGCGGCGGCGTCGAAGGGCGTCACGTATGCGGGGCAGTTCCATCCGTATGATTTGCAGTACGAGGCGTCGAGTGACCCGTTCACGTGGGCGCAGATCAACGGTCTGTATGACGGAACCGCTGTGTCCAGCGCGAGCGACCAAATCACCACGGATGAGGCGGACAAGATCATCGACAACCTGAAGTGGTGGCTGAACGGGTACAAGGTGAGCAACGGGGTGTACACGTTGCATGTGCCGTTCTATAGCGAGTATCTGGCGTGGTATGGCGTGGTTCACAACAACTCGGTCCCGGAGGCGAAGTATCAGGACGGGTTGGCGCAGGCCACGAAGTGGTTCGACCAGGTTCAGGTATGGGGAAATTCGGACTGGTCGAAAATCTACGTCAAGCTGCCGGATACCAATGGCACGAATGTGACGTTGGGGGTGGCGGCTAAGAACTTCCTTTACGGCAATGCGGCTGGTTTGTATCCGCCGGGGCCGGATCACGGCGGGACGACGCTCACCATCTCGAACACCAATGGCAACTATGGTTTCATGGTGAGCGCTTTGACAATGAATGAGACGCCGCTCGGTGGGATTGGATTCACCGTCACATACAAAAACAGCAACGGCGTTCCGAACTTTGCTCAACCTCGTGACGATGGGGCTGGGCAGGACGATAGTGGAAGTATCGGGTCATGATTCACGCCTCTCACGCCTCCTGCAACCGGCAGGGGGCTTCTTCTTTGCCCTGCAAGTCGTCTCGTGGTGGAGGTGATGTCAATTGCTTGACAGGAAACGACGGCTTGCTGCCTTTTCCGCGCTGACTACCGCGCTGTTGGCGGAATTGGTGGCGACGCCAGCATACGCGGACAGCCTTGGGAAGTTTTATTATGACTCCTCCGGGGGCTATTATGCTATAGGGGGGGGAGATGATTTTAGGCTGAATCCTCCACCGCCTCCCGGATGGCCTAACTTCTTCGGGGCCGTCAAGATTGCTTTCGCTCAAGCGAACGGGCGCAACATCCTCCAGATTGACACCCAGAACTCACCTGCCAACAACGGCTACTTGGCGATTTATCAGGGGGATGTATCGTCGTGGGTGAGTGCCCTGCAGGGCAATCTAGACTTTGTACAGCCCCAAGCACAGAGCCAACAATTCACTATAACAGATAGTGACACTGGAAACCTGACCCACCTCGTCCCCTTCGCCACGGTGGCCAACGAATCGGGAGCCACAGTCTCCGACTCCGGGTTCACTGCGAATGGCGGAACGTACACAGATCCAAGCACAGGGAAGACTTACCCGACGTACAACCACATCTTCACGGTGAACCCGAGCGCACCGCCCACGGCGAACAGCATTTCGGCGACCGTCACCGGCAACACCGTCACCCTGCATTTCAACACCACTGTGCCGCTGTGGTACCAATTGGCCACGCACCACTTCGACCAGATCACCATCCGGGATTCAAACGGCCAGGTGGTGTGGCAACCAAACGGGACATCTAACGCTGGCGTCCCGAATGTTCAGGTGGAGAGCGGGAGTCAGTATTCCAATCGCGTGGATGACATCACGCCGTCAGTGACGTTCCCGAATGGGACTTACACGGTCACCGCCTCCGTCTGGGACGGTGTTGACCGCCAGAGCAATACGGTGACAACCACGTTCACCGTGGGCAGCGGCGGTACGAGCGGTGGCGGTGGATCCGGCGGCGGTGGTGGCAGCGCAGGTAGGGACAGCATTGTCCTGACTGCAAATCCGACGAACCTGCCTGTCGGACAATCCTCAACGCTGACCGCCACAACCGGCGGGTTGTCCAACGGCCACGCGTGGGGGATTGAAATCGTCGATCAGGGCAGCGACCGAACCATCGGCGGTTCCAACCAAGCCTGGTCGGACATGAACGTGATGTCGTTCAATACCACGGCCACTTCGCAAAGTCCGCTGACCGACACGTATGTCGCGTACCTGATCGACACCGTGACGTGGCAGCAGATCGCCTCCAACACCGTGACCGTTACCTGGTCCAATTCCGGCGGAGGCTCGGGTGGCGGTTCAGGCGGTGGTACGGGCGGTGGCGGTGGATCCGGTGGCGGCGGATCTGGCCAATGTCCGGCGCCATACGATTCGGACGTGCACTGGGTGAGCCTCGGTAATGGAGACGAAGAATTGGTTTGGACCCGCCATGACCCGTACCCCATCTACCAGAATCAACAGCGATGCACGACGGACGCCAATGGAAACCAGCAGTGCACCATTGTCCGAGTGTTCGTCGGATGTGGGGACAACACCACGCAGAAGACACAAGTGTACCGGCACTCGGTTACGAACGGCCAGATCTCCGGGTTGTCCTACGACCCAGGCACGCCGACCAACATGTGGATGCCGGTTCCGTCTTGGCAGTGGGACCCGGCGCAGTGCCCAGGTCTTTTCTGTGACCTGTTCCAACGTCATGGTTGGACCGGGTGGGAAGTGGGCGGTCCCAACGCCAACCAGATTTCGAGCGATATTTGGGTGAATGGCCAACTGTTCCACACCTACGGCCCGCCGATTGGCCAGCAGACACCGACGGTGTGGGTGCGCGTTGATGGCGGGTTTGGTTTCAGGTACGTCTGGACGGGTTCTCCGCACGCCATTCCAACGAGCGGCACGGTGACGTTCACGATGACGAATCCGGACGGTGGCAGCATCACGTGGACGAAGCCGCTGATTCTCAATACGGAGACTCTGCAGACGCAGGGGACGGGTCTTCTGGGCCTGGACGAGCCGCCGCCGCCAGCGTCGGAGGTGTTCAGTTGCTGGACGGACATCCCGAAGGGCGTGTACAAGAACGGCCAGCCGGAGGAGGCGGCGTGGAGCCTGAGCAACGATCCCGCGACAGCGTTCGCGCAGGGCGCGCACATCTCGTTCACCGTCACGGTGAACACCCCGGCGGGTGAGTTCACTGTGAGTGCGCCTAACGTGGCGAGCACGTTGGGTGTACCCGCATACTGGTTCACTCGGCTGGTGGACGACAGTCTGCTGCAGCAGGCGCAGGCGCCCCAATCGTACAGACCGCTCGGGATGATTTACGGCGACCCGTCGGTCGGACTGCCGCCGGGCAACAGTTTGAGGCTCGGATATTGAAGTACGGCCGCTCCGCGGAGATGCGGAGCGGTTTTATTTTTGCCTTCTTGTCATGCAAGACGCGGATGAATGAGCGGGGAATCCGTAGGAACCTTGGAGGAGGAGATTCGGATGGAACGCTTGATTCCGTTCGAATACAAGGAGAAGACAGTTCGGGT includes the following:
- a CDS encoding DUF2653 family protein, giving the protein MRMRRWVLMTAACLFLVQPTIADAATYRGGSTYSSRVSSSSTFSGGSAYHSSYTAPSLSAGTVSGSRGAAGATAGSGSSYRSGYTAPSSSVGTTTGSSSTYHSGYKAPSPNVRTPTSGYSSGTVQRPSLSAGHVAAFGAGMLLGSMLHPFGWGWSAPYAAAPVYASGGIGATPAGMAAAAPGWSWVGTILDLVLLAAVVLAIVALVRRRRKKRAGVFATVSPGAAGDSGAGMAMYLDEQAMVDACCEYVARREGCPPQQVEVDLQFDNGRFAADARIGGWRHRQLSQQDMVDAVAEFVAEREGVSPHRVRVDLQFSEQNGVTADAVVV
- a CDS encoding helix-turn-helix domain-containing protein, with product MSLEPLDFVNFFTFVYLLMTLGKILSKKKKNWSLYMQKWLIPMSIDYQKGVEPAMNMRIRLREARERAGLTQSELARLSGVSQSHISEIETNRTAPTVFVAKKLARVLGVSVDDLIEEEPNEMTELLREVEEKFKEKWIQQGKREVAERMFSQGASVADVVELTGLSEEEAEEMKRVNQR
- a CDS encoding ParB N-terminal domain-containing protein; amino-acid sequence: MLVEIDKIVVEGRIRKDFGDLQELADDIRENGLINPPVVTPELRLIAGERRLRACKLLGYEQIEVRVMTVKDYEHQLRLEISENENRKEFTFSERVEWARRLEQVEALKAKERQRSGVQEKLPEGLSGQTRDIVAGQAGFGSGRTYEKAKFIADHADAETIRKLDEGEISIHRAYEETKRKLAEAERRIAEAERQREELARAVEAARSRERELLSEMEQREQEWLDELEQARNERQVVVEEKIVPPDDYESLKARVQEQDRQIAELSRAAIEQGLRDKVRYVVADLHQTVVSHRAKMQARLAEQEPDGWAPDPGTAAVIRNCIEALEETIRELEALLVIEKNRGAEVTVDGEFAVLA